Genomic window (Paenibacillus sp. 37):
ACTGTAAACGGAATAATGATGGGCTGATCGAGTAGTGTTAGCTTCTCAGCATCCGGATCATAATTCAGACGAATGTAATAAATGGGGGCACCGCCCCAAGAACTTTGATCCTTGTTCATCATGGAATCTGAACTTAAAACGCCCCATCCAAGAGGTTTAATAGAAACACTATTGTCGTTTGTTTCTGGAATGGCATATACATCGCTTGCTTTGAGTGCTTTAATATCGGTATGTACACTAATAATGTCACTAGCTCGCAGGTTACTTTTACGTAAATCTGCTTTAAACTTGAACGTAAATTCTTCATCCTGAGCTACGTTGTACATCGGCATAATCGCTTGTTCCGATTCGGAGCCGTATTTCTGCTTCAAACTTAAAATGGTAGAACCTTCTACGACTTCTGTAGGATTATTCTCGGACGGACTGCTTTCCTGCTCAGTACTCTGGCATCCAGCCAGTAACAGGGTGAGCGCAAACATAATAAAAAATAGACGTTTCATGATACACCGCTTTCTTGTTTTTCTGAGTTGTTCAAATAGCTACGTTCTACACACCGAAAGATTATCAGATTTGGTTAAAACCCATACTCAATCCTCTTAACGGCTAAACCTCCTATTAAATTCCTGACATCCTTTGCTAGTTTATGGTCATATTGACGCATTGTCAAGGTGAGAGGGTAGGTTTTAAGTCCTGTAGAACAATAGAACAGATGTAATTCCGTAGCGTGTGTTCCATGTTAAAATACAAGAATTACTACATATTTATATATAATCGGATATTTTGAATAGACTGGAGTGGCTCAGATGACAGTAGAACAGATTGTCAGATCCTTTTTTGAAGAGGTCCGATCAGGTCGGAATCCGGATTATGCAAGCAGCGTGATGGCAGAACAGGTACTGGCCCATCAAGTGATATCTGAAGAAGAAGTCACGGTGACCCGAACGCCTTCCGATTATGCGGATCATGTGCGGGAGATGATCGAAGCTTACGGGGAGTTTTCACTTGAAATCCAGGAGTTGCTGACGCAAGGGGATAAAGTCTACGTGCGCTGGAGACAAACGGGTACCCATGTCGGAGACGTGGACGGATATACACCAAGCAACTTACCAGTGATCGAAATTGCGAGCGCGGTATACCGGGTGGCAAACGAACGCATTGCAGAATATTGGATTCAGATCGACAGATTGGGCATCGAGAAACAATTGGAACG
Coding sequences:
- a CDS encoding ester cyclase; protein product: MTVEQIVRSFFEEVRSGRNPDYASSVMAEQVLAHQVISEEEVTVTRTPSDYADHVREMIEAYGEFSLEIQELLTQGDKVYVRWRQTGTHVGDVDGYTPSNLPVIEIASAVYRVANERIAEYWIQIDRLGIEKQLERNRS